A single window of Mycolicibacterium aurum DNA harbors:
- a CDS encoding ArsA family ATPase — translation MSDAGAAHATGHARIGLFVGKGGVGKSTLATATAVRAAQSGMRVLLVSTDQAHSIGDVLGVGLTPTGRRDPTRVLADLDTAGIGGGTLDALALDTLALLAQRWRETAGPLAGRFPDSDIGDIAPEELSALPGVQEVLGLHEVGELADSGRWDLVIVDCASTADAMRMLTLPATFALYLERAWPRHRRLSSADDPRTAVLVDLFERIGAGTDQLGTLLTDGARVAAHLVMTAERVVAAEAVRTLGSLSLMGVQVAELIVNQILVQDDSFEYRNLPAHPAFDWYSERISEQQTVLADLDRVIGDVQLVLVPHLAGEPIGPKALGELLESARRRDGEAPPGPLRPIVDRESGSGLDAVYRLRLELPQVDSSALSLGRVGDDLIVGVGGMRRRVRLASVLRRCIVIGAHLRGSELTVRFRPNPEVWPA, via the coding sequence CGCCGGCGCGGCGCACGCCACCGGCCACGCCCGGATCGGCCTGTTCGTCGGCAAGGGCGGCGTGGGGAAGTCGACGCTGGCTACCGCCACTGCGGTGCGGGCGGCGCAGTCCGGCATGCGGGTACTGCTGGTGTCCACCGACCAGGCGCATTCCATCGGTGATGTGCTGGGCGTGGGCCTGACCCCGACGGGTCGTCGCGACCCCACCCGTGTGCTCGCCGACCTCGACACCGCCGGGATCGGCGGCGGAACCCTCGATGCGCTCGCGCTCGACACCCTGGCCCTGCTGGCGCAACGGTGGCGCGAGACCGCCGGTCCCCTGGCCGGGCGGTTTCCCGACTCGGACATCGGAGATATTGCGCCGGAAGAGCTTTCGGCGCTCCCCGGCGTGCAGGAGGTATTGGGCCTGCACGAGGTCGGTGAACTCGCCGACAGCGGCCGGTGGGACCTGGTGATCGTCGACTGCGCGTCCACCGCCGACGCGATGCGGATGCTCACGCTGCCGGCGACGTTTGCCCTTTACCTGGAACGCGCATGGCCGCGGCACCGCAGGTTGTCCAGCGCCGACGACCCCCGGACGGCGGTGCTCGTCGACCTCTTCGAACGGATCGGCGCAGGCACCGATCAGCTGGGCACCCTGCTCACCGACGGTGCGCGAGTCGCCGCGCACCTGGTCATGACGGCCGAGCGGGTGGTCGCCGCCGAGGCTGTCCGCACGCTGGGGTCGTTGTCCCTGATGGGAGTGCAGGTCGCCGAACTCATCGTGAACCAGATTCTGGTGCAAGATGATTCGTTCGAGTATCGCAACCTGCCCGCTCACCCCGCGTTCGACTGGTATTCGGAACGGATCTCCGAGCAGCAGACGGTCCTCGCCGACCTGGACCGGGTCATCGGAGACGTCCAACTGGTCCTGGTACCGCACCTGGCCGGCGAACCGATCGGACCCAAGGCCCTGGGCGAACTGCTGGAGAGTGCGCGCCGACGAGACGGGGAAGCGCCGCCCGGACCACTGCGGCCGATCGTGGACCGGGAGTCCGGTAGCGGACTGGACGCGGTGTACCGACTGCGGTTGGAGCTCCCGCAGGTCGACTCGTCGGCGCTGTCGTTGGGTAGGGTCGGTGACGACTTGATCGTCGGCGTCGGCGGAATGCGGCGCCGGGT